In one window of Flavobacterium ginsengisoli DNA:
- a CDS encoding beta strand repeat-containing protein, translating into MRMDVYQQTNNFTVTVNPLPTITLGSAGAVCFSAGVQSASLSYSAVTNAPTSYSIVWNASPTNNFLPVTDASLSASSINIAVPAGTAAGTYTGTLTVKNANGCVSSGNSFTVTVNPLPTITLGSAGAVCFSAGVQSASLSYSAVTNAPTSYSIVWNASPTNNFLPVTDASLTAGSINIAVPAGTAAGTYTGTLTVKNANGCVSSGNSFTVTVNPLPTITLGSAGAVCFSAGVQSTSLSYSAVTNAPTSYSIVWNASPTNNFLPVTDASLSASSINIAVPAGTAAGTYTGTLTVKNANGCVSSGNSFTVTVNPLPTITLGSAGAVCFSAGVQSASLSYSAVTNAPTSYSIVWNASPTNNFLPVTDASLTAGSINIAVPAGTAAGTYTGTLTVKNANGCVSSGNSFTVTVNPLPTITLGSAGAVCFSAGVQSASLSYSAVTNAPTSYSIVWNASPTNNFLPVTDASLTAGSINIAVPAGTAARTYTGTLTVKNANGCVSSGNSFTVTVNPLPTITLGSAGAVCFSAGVQSASLSYSAVTNAPTSYSIVWNASPTNNFLPVTDASLTAGSINIAVPAGTAARTYTGTLTVKNANGCVSSGNSFTVTVNPLPTITLGSAGAVCFSAGVQSTSLSYSAVTNAPTSYSIVWNASPTNNFLPVTDASLTAGSINIAVPAGTAAGTYTGTLTVKNANGCVSSGNSFTVTVNSQPTITTSGNLTSICQSASAQVTSLLYSATTGSPTSYSIDWATLNDQGNTSFSFNSGGGNINNINVPLNTPAGTYSGIMTVFTSNGCSITQAVSLTVYDAPTISTGGVFSPVCQSSSSQTTTLSYNSTTGSPISYEIDWIALTDQGATPFPFSSGSGDIINVNVPANTVAGTYNGVMTITTSNGCLATQAVSLTVNSVSVAPTASVTQQPTCVNNTGIITVTSPASGTGYTYSIDGVDFSNTTGIFTGLSSGIYYVNVKNSTSNCESEATSVTINAFVTKVWNGNTDASWGNPANWTPTGVPIASDCVDIPDVGIDPIISGTNASFFASRLTVENNGSLIVEETNSITVTNEVTVLGNGILIFEDKSSLVQVADVANVGVITYRRKTPVRRFDLTYWSSPVTRNPGITMNEFSPETYFDKYLYWTSDFKWGTNLYGTMVMNAGEGYSIRGPQSFSTVTASVFTGEFIGVPNNGTIQGPPARAEKYCFLEIRILQQFMQINLFTIMRLIFMVRYIFGLIIHLLELLCQEAILLLIQTMITQFIIYLEILQLAI; encoded by the coding sequence ATGCGAATGGATGTGTATCAGCAGACAAATAATTTTACAGTTACGGTCAATCCTCTTCCGACAATCACGCTCGGATCGGCAGGAGCGGTATGCTTTAGCGCTGGCGTGCAGAGCGCCAGTCTGAGCTACAGCGCTGTGACAAACGCGCCGACCAGCTACAGCATTGTCTGGAATGCCAGCCCGACAAATAATTTTCTTCCCGTTACCGATGCATCTCTATCGGCCAGTTCAATTAATATTGCCGTACCTGCGGGAACAGCTGCTGGAACTTATACGGGAACTTTAACGGTTAAAAATGCAAACGGCTGCGTTTCCTCTGGAAACAGTTTTACGGTTACGGTCAATCCTCTTCCGACTATCACGCTCGGATCGGCAGGAGCGGTGTGCTTTAGCGCTGGTGTGCAGAGCGCCAGTCTGAGCTACAGCGCTGTGACAAACGCGCCGACCAGCTACAGCATTGTCTGGAACGCCAGCCCGACAAATAATTTTCTTCCCGTTACCGATGCATCACTAACAGCCGGTTCAATTAATATTGCCGTTCCTGCGGGAACAGCCGCCGGGACTTATACGGGAACTTTGACGGTTAAAAATGCAAACGGCTGCGTTTCCTCAGGAAACAGTTTCACGGTTACGGTCAATCCTCTTCCGACAATTACGCTTGGATCGGCAGGGGCAGTGTGCTTTAGCGCTGGTGTGCAGAGCACCAGTCTGAGCTACAGCGCTGTGACAAACGCGCCGACCAGCTACAGCATTGTCTGGAACGCCAGCCCGACAAATAATTTTCTTCCCGTTACCGATGCATCTCTATCGGCCAGTTCAATTAATATTGCCGTACCTGCGGGAACAGCTGCCGGAACTTATACGGGAACTTTAACGGTTAAAAATGCAAACGGCTGCGTTTCCTCTGGAAACAGTTTTACGGTTACGGTCAATCCTCTTCCGACTATCACGCTCGGATCGGCAGGAGCGGTGTGCTTTAGCGCTGGTGTGCAGAGCGCCAGTCTGAGCTACAGCGCTGTGACAAACGCGCCGACCAGCTACAGCATTGTCTGGAACGCCAGCCCGACAAATAATTTTCTTCCCGTTACCGATGCATCACTAACAGCCGGTTCAATTAATATTGCCGTACCTGCGGGAACAGCCGCCGGGACTTATACTGGAACTTTGACGGTTAAAAATGCAAACGGCTGCGTTTCCTCAGGAAACAGTTTCACGGTTACGGTCAATCCTCTTCCGACAATTACGCTCGGATCGGCAGGAGCGGTGTGCTTTAGCGCTGGTGTGCAGAGCGCCAGTCTGAGCTACAGCGCTGTGACAAACGCGCCGACCAGCTACAGCATTGTCTGGAACGCCAGCCCGACAAATAATTTTCTTCCCGTTACCGATGCATCACTAACAGCCGGTTCAATTAATATTGCCGTACCTGCGGGAACAGCCGCCAGGACTTATACTGGAACTTTGACGGTTAAAAATGCAAACGGCTGCGTTTCCTCAGGAAACAGTTTCACGGTTACGGTCAATCCACTTCCGACAATCACGCTCGGATCGGCAGGGGCAGTGTGCTTTAGCGCTGGTGTGCAGAGCGCCAGTCTGAGCTACAGCGCTGTGACAAACGCGCCGACCAGCTACAGCATTGTCTGGAACGCCAGCCCGACAAATAATTTTCTTCCCGTTACCGATGCATCCCTAACGGCCGGTTCAATTAATATTGCCGTACCTGCGGGAACAGCCGCCAGGACTTATACGGGAACTTTGACGGTTAAAAATGCAAACGGCTGCGTTTCCTCAGGAAACAGTTTCACGGTTACAGTCAATCCTCTTCCGACAATTACGCTTGGATCGGCAGGGGCAGTGTGCTTTAGCGCTGGTGTGCAGAGCACCAGTCTGAGCTACAGCGCTGTGACAAACGCGCCGACCAGCTACAGCATTGTCTGGAACGCCAGCCCGACAAATAATTTTCTTCCCGTTACCGATGCATCACTAACAGCCGGTTCAATTAATATTGCCGTTCCTGCGGGAACAGCCGCCGGGACTTATACGGGAACTTTGACGGTTAAAAATGCAAACGGCTGCGTGTCTTCAGGAAACAGTTTTACGGTTACGGTTAATTCTCAGCCAACAATTACTACATCAGGAAATTTAACATCAATTTGTCAAAGTGCATCGGCGCAAGTAACTTCGTTATTATATTCTGCAACAACAGGTTCGCCAACGAGTTACTCTATAGACTGGGCGACATTAAATGATCAAGGAAATACATCTTTCTCTTTTAACTCAGGAGGAGGAAATATCAACAATATTAATGTTCCTTTAAATACTCCTGCAGGAACTTATAGTGGAATTATGACAGTTTTTACCTCAAATGGATGCTCAATAACACAAGCAGTTTCTTTAACAGTTTATGATGCCCCAACAATAAGTACAGGGGGAGTCTTTTCTCCCGTTTGTCAAAGTTCATCATCTCAAACTACTACTTTGAGTTATAATTCTACTACAGGATCACCAATTAGTTACGAGATCGATTGGATTGCCTTAACAGATCAAGGAGCAACACCATTTCCTTTTAGTTCAGGATCGGGTGATATTATAAATGTAAATGTTCCAGCAAACACAGTAGCAGGTACCTACAATGGTGTAATGACTATTACAACATCTAATGGATGTCTGGCAACTCAAGCAGTTTCTTTAACAGTGAATTCGGTTTCAGTTGCACCAACAGCTTCAGTAACACAGCAACCTACCTGTGTAAACAATACGGGTATTATAACGGTTACTTCGCCTGCATCTGGAACAGGATATACTTATAGCATTGACGGAGTCGATTTTAGTAATACTACTGGAATATTTACTGGTTTGTCTTCTGGAATTTACTATGTAAACGTGAAAAATAGTACATCAAATTGTGAATCTGAAGCTACCTCCGTTACAATAAATGCTTTTGTTACTAAAGTATGGAATGGAAATACTGATGCCAGTTGGGGGAATCCTGCAAATTGGACACCGACAGGAGTTCCTATTGCTTCTGATTGTGTAGATATTCCTGATGTAGGTATTGATCCTATTATTTCTGGAACCAATGCAAGTTTTTTCGCTAGCAGATTAACAGTTGAAAACAATGGATCTCTAATTGTAGAAGAAACAAATTCAATAACTGTGACCAATGAAGTGACTGTTCTTGGTAACGGAATTTTAATTTTTGAAGACAAATCAAGCTTAGTTCAAGTTGCCGATGTAGCTAATGTTGGCGTTATAACTTATAGAAGAAAAACACCCGTAAGACGATTTGATCTGACTTATTGGTCTTCTCCAGTAACAAGAAATCCAGGCATTACGATGAATGAGTTTTCACCAGAAACATATTTCGACAAATATTTATACTGGACTTCTGATTTTAAATGGGGTACTAATTTGTACGGTACAATGGTAATGAATGCTGGGGAAGGCTACAGTATCAGAGGACCACAATCTTTCAGTACCGTGACAGCAAGTGTTTTTACAGGCGAATTTATTGGAGTACCAAATAATGGAACAATCCAAGGGCCTCCAGCTAGAGCTGAAAAGTATTGCTTTTTGGAAATCCGTATCCTTCAGCAATTTATGCAGATCAATTTATTCACGATAATGCGACTAATTTTTATGGTACGTTATATTTTTGGACTCATAATACATCTCCTAGAATTGCTGTGCCAGGAGGCAATACTGCTACTTATTCAAACGATGATTACGCAATTTATAATTTATCTGGAGATACTACAGTTGGCAATTTAA
- a CDS encoding ComF family protein, translating into MPLTYYHLDPKNEAVKKFYGKIDIQFAARFLYFNKKGIVQELIHNLKYKGHQEIGSVLGSWYSEDLKEIRFEVPFDAIIPVPLHKRKFKERGYNQVTTFGKEIALGLDIPFEENILIRKLYTKTQSKKNLLGRSENIGNIFDVKFDETHHHKHFLIVDDVFTTGATIEACARALLKIPGAKISMICMAMAH; encoded by the coding sequence ATGCCTTTAACTTACTATCATTTAGACCCAAAAAACGAGGCTGTTAAAAAATTCTATGGCAAGATTGATATTCAATTTGCGGCAAGATTTTTGTATTTCAATAAAAAAGGAATTGTTCAAGAGTTAATTCATAATTTAAAATACAAAGGACATCAGGAAATTGGAAGTGTGTTGGGAAGCTGGTATTCGGAAGATTTAAAAGAAATTCGATTCGAAGTTCCTTTTGATGCTATAATTCCTGTTCCGCTCCATAAAAGAAAATTTAAGGAAAGAGGCTATAATCAGGTTACTACTTTTGGAAAAGAAATCGCATTAGGTTTAGACATTCCTTTTGAAGAAAACATCTTAATTCGAAAATTGTACACCAAAACCCAATCCAAGAAAAATCTTTTAGGAAGATCTGAAAATATCGGAAACATTTTTGATGTCAAGTTTGATGAAACCCATCATCATAAACACTTTTTGATTGTAGATGATGTTTTTACTACAGGGGCAACTATCGAAGCATGCGCCAGAGCTTTATTAAAAATTCCTGGCGCAAAAATAAGTATGATTTGTATGGCTATGGCACATTAA
- a CDS encoding reprolysin-like metallopeptidase, with protein MRKQLLYIFLIFCFASANAQDALWQKVTSSSVLRKADGLSSNKLYYRLNANLLSSKLASASSKTAKTTASEITIPNADGNLERFSVWESSNFAPELQAKYPEIRAYEGRGIDDKNAKIHFSVAPIGMQTMVFRPAKPTEYIEQNPENKSEYVLFRAQDNAESKMILDCKTTNLVSENKSATAKTASNAKQFKTLRLALSCTGEYVAYFGGTVAGALAGMNATLTRVNGIFGRDLSVKVILIANNNAVIYTDASTDPYSIASVGATGDNPIWMKEVQTTLTNVIGEANYDIGHLFGASGGGGNAGCIGCVCVSPTTNQPIGKGSAFTSPADAKPEGDNFDIDFVAHEMGHQLGGSHTFSFQNEGNGTCYEPGSGSTIMGYAGVTKGYNIQDHSDAYFSYASINQIQNNLAGKTCPVTIPIDNNNPPVIKAGLDYTIPISTPFILKGTGSDPEGNTITYSWEQYDSAMTTFAGNSFTYATKPDGPMFRSFSPTTSPVRYMPALSSVLNNQLTTSWESVSSIGKTMNFTLTGRDNAAEGLAQTNTDAMVVTVNAAAGPFAVTSQKEDNLGWAKGSAQTITWSVNNTNTLPGSSNVNIKLSLDGGLTFPIVLASNTPNDGSETILIPSEIDVSTNCRLLIEPVDNIYYAVNSKPFALGYTVSTSCTNYNFEGGYSLGTSTTFINKTVTVPASTGTISDVNVSVNVKHERFEDLEIEIESPSGTIVSLFNKSCGTTNSTLALQFDDSGLALNCGSTISQIVIPASALSAFNGENPQGNWTFKVRDAVVGMFGTINSASVNICTKTYTLGNSDFENVDFIAYPNPNKGSFTVQFNRDSVSEIKVYVNDIVGKYVYDRTFQGSGYFIQDIQLPNVPSGLYFLTVTDGQRKIVKKILVN; from the coding sequence ATGAGAAAACAACTACTTTATATATTTCTTATTTTTTGTTTTGCTAGTGCAAATGCACAAGATGCTTTATGGCAAAAAGTAACTTCTTCATCGGTTTTACGAAAAGCAGATGGCCTAAGTTCTAATAAATTATATTATAGATTAAATGCTAATCTTCTTAGTTCCAAGCTAGCTTCTGCATCAAGTAAAACGGCAAAAACAACAGCTTCAGAAATTACGATTCCGAATGCTGATGGAAATTTGGAGCGTTTTTCTGTATGGGAATCGTCTAATTTTGCACCAGAATTACAAGCGAAATATCCTGAAATTAGAGCGTATGAAGGTCGCGGAATAGACGATAAAAATGCTAAGATACATTTTAGCGTTGCTCCAATCGGAATGCAGACAATGGTTTTTAGACCAGCAAAACCAACAGAATATATTGAGCAAAATCCAGAGAATAAATCGGAGTACGTTTTGTTTAGAGCACAAGATAATGCTGAGTCAAAGATGATTTTAGATTGCAAAACAACCAATCTGGTTTCTGAAAATAAATCTGCTACTGCAAAAACGGCTTCAAATGCAAAACAGTTTAAAACGCTAAGATTGGCATTATCCTGTACAGGAGAATATGTCGCTTATTTTGGCGGAACAGTTGCGGGAGCTTTAGCAGGAATGAATGCTACATTAACTCGAGTAAATGGTATTTTTGGAAGGGATCTTTCTGTAAAGGTAATTTTAATTGCTAATAATAATGCCGTTATTTATACAGATGCTTCCACAGATCCTTATTCTATAGCATCGGTTGGAGCAACTGGAGATAATCCTATTTGGATGAAGGAAGTGCAAACCACATTAACCAATGTTATCGGCGAAGCCAATTATGATATTGGCCATTTGTTTGGAGCTTCTGGCGGAGGAGGAAATGCGGGTTGCATTGGTTGTGTATGTGTAAGTCCAACAACGAACCAGCCAATAGGAAAAGGTAGTGCTTTTACATCTCCAGCAGACGCAAAACCAGAAGGAGATAATTTTGATATTGATTTTGTTGCTCATGAAATGGGGCATCAACTTGGAGGCTCACATACTTTTTCTTTTCAAAATGAAGGTAACGGAACATGCTATGAACCAGGAAGCGGTTCAACTATTATGGGATATGCAGGAGTGACAAAAGGATATAATATTCAAGATCATTCAGATGCTTATTTTTCGTATGCCAGCATTAATCAGATACAGAATAATTTGGCGGGAAAAACTTGTCCCGTAACAATACCAATTGATAATAATAATCCACCAGTAATAAAAGCAGGTTTAGATTATACGATTCCAATTAGCACACCATTTATTTTAAAAGGAACAGGTTCTGATCCTGAAGGAAATACGATAACCTATTCATGGGAACAATACGATAGTGCAATGACAACTTTTGCTGGAAATAGTTTTACATATGCTACAAAACCAGATGGGCCAATGTTTAGATCTTTTTCGCCAACAACTTCTCCAGTTCGTTATATGCCTGCTTTAAGTTCTGTTTTAAATAATCAATTAACGACAAGTTGGGAATCTGTTTCTTCTATCGGAAAAACAATGAACTTTACACTTACGGGAAGAGACAATGCTGCAGAAGGACTTGCACAAACCAATACAGATGCAATGGTTGTTACTGTAAATGCAGCTGCGGGACCATTTGCTGTTACTTCTCAAAAAGAGGATAATTTAGGATGGGCAAAAGGATCAGCGCAAACCATTACTTGGAGTGTAAATAATACCAATACACTTCCAGGGTCTTCAAATGTAAATATAAAATTATCTCTTGATGGCGGATTGACATTTCCAATCGTTTTAGCAAGTAATACTCCAAATGATGGTTCAGAAACAATATTGATTCCGTCAGAAATTGATGTTTCTACAAATTGTAGACTTCTAATTGAGCCGGTTGACAATATTTATTATGCAGTAAACAGTAAGCCTTTTGCTTTAGGCTATACAGTTTCGACATCTTGTACGAATTATAATTTTGAAGGTGGTTATTCATTAGGAACAAGCACAACCTTTATAAACAAAACAGTAACAGTGCCAGCTTCTACAGGAACTATTTCAGATGTAAATGTTTCTGTTAATGTTAAGCACGAAAGATTTGAAGATCTTGAAATTGAAATTGAGAGTCCAAGCGGTACTATTGTTTCGTTATTTAATAAAAGCTGTGGTACAACAAATTCGACTCTCGCACTTCAATTTGATGATAGCGGTCTTGCTTTAAATTGTGGCTCAACAATCAGTCAAATTGTAATTCCTGCTAGTGCTTTAAGTGCTTTTAATGGAGAAAATCCGCAAGGAAATTGGACTTTTAAAGTTCGTGATGCAGTTGTCGGAATGTTTGGCACTATAAATTCTGCTTCTGTAAATATCTGTACTAAAACTTATACATTAGGAAACAGTGATTTTGAGAATGTTGATTTTATTGCCTATCCAAATCCAAATAAAGGAAGTTTCACCGTACAATTTAATAGAGATTCTGTAAGTGAGATTAAAGTTTACGTTAATGACATTGTAGGTAAATATGTTTACGATAGAACTTTTCAAGGTTCAGGATATTTCATTCAAGATATTCAATTGCCAAATGTGCCATCCGGTCTGTATTTCTTAACAGTTACAGATGGACAACGAAAAATAGTAAAAAAGATATTGGTAAATTAA
- a CDS encoding cupin-like domain-containing protein — protein MKLKQIERVKKISRDDFVSQYVKKQIPVVIEQLTEDWPAYNKWKLSYMKEIAGDSVVPLYDDRPVNHEDGFNEAHTTMKMSDYIDLLEEKPTNYRIFLYNLMKEVPSLKNDFLWPDIGLKLVKQMPMLFFGGENSRVFMHYDIDYSNILHFHFHGEKQCMIFPPNQSKFMYKVPHALISREDIDFDNPDYEKFPALKNVEGYITNLKHGEMLYMPEGYWHYMKYLTPGFSMSLRSFPKNILNLSKAAYNVFIMRHFDIMMRKIQGQKWIDYKNEKAITNTHQNLRRTA, from the coding sequence ATGAAGTTAAAACAAATCGAAAGGGTGAAAAAAATCTCGAGAGACGATTTTGTTTCCCAATATGTCAAAAAACAAATTCCTGTTGTTATCGAACAATTGACCGAAGATTGGCCAGCTTACAACAAATGGAAATTATCTTATATGAAAGAAATCGCAGGAGATTCAGTCGTTCCTTTATACGATGATCGACCTGTAAATCACGAAGACGGATTCAATGAGGCGCATACCACAATGAAAATGAGTGATTATATCGACTTATTAGAAGAAAAGCCTACCAATTACCGTATTTTTCTTTATAATTTAATGAAAGAAGTGCCTTCGTTAAAAAATGACTTTTTATGGCCCGATATTGGCTTAAAACTTGTCAAGCAGATGCCAATGCTATTTTTTGGAGGAGAAAATTCAAGAGTTTTTATGCATTATGACATTGACTATTCGAATATTCTTCATTTTCATTTTCATGGAGAAAAACAATGCATGATTTTCCCGCCAAACCAGTCAAAATTCATGTATAAAGTGCCACATGCTTTAATTTCGAGAGAAGATATAGATTTTGATAATCCTGATTACGAAAAATTTCCAGCGCTCAAAAACGTCGAAGGTTATATCACTAATCTAAAACATGGCGAAATGCTTTATATGCCCGAAGGATATTGGCATTATATGAAATACCTAACGCCAGGATTTTCTATGAGTTTGAGGTCATTTCCAAAAAACATTCTCAATTTGTCCAAAGCAGCCTATAATGTTTTTATTATGCGACATTTTGATATTATGATGCGAAAAATTCAAGGTCAAAAATGGATTGATTATAAAAATGAAAAAGCAATTACCAATACGCACCAAAATTTACGGCGTACCGCTTAA
- a CDS encoding bifunctional riboflavin kinase/FAD synthetase produces MKLFHSINDFQSTKKTILTLGTFDGVHIGHKKILERITQNTENGKYESLVLTFFPHPRMVLQEKSEIRLLNTIDEKVKLLEATGIENLIVHPFNESFSRLTAEEFVRTILVDKFQIQKIIIGHDHRFGRNRTANIDDLIAFGIEYGFEVEQISAEEIQDVSVSSTKIRKALNEGNMALANEYLGYSYFLNGTIVKGKQLGRTIGFPTANIHIEEDYKLIPKIGVYVVKAVVNKETVYGMMNIGFNPTVNGDKQTIEVHLFNFDKDIYDQNIEVSLLHYIREEQKFSSLDALKAQLNQDKIDSLAFINTSLKNLTV; encoded by the coding sequence TTGAAGCTCTTTCATTCTATAAACGATTTTCAGTCAACCAAGAAAACAATCTTAACTCTTGGTACCTTTGATGGTGTGCATATTGGTCATAAAAAAATTCTGGAACGAATTACGCAGAATACTGAAAATGGAAAATATGAAAGTCTGGTTCTTACCTTTTTTCCGCATCCGCGAATGGTTCTTCAAGAAAAATCTGAAATAAGATTATTAAATACCATCGACGAAAAAGTAAAACTTTTGGAAGCGACAGGCATTGAAAACTTAATTGTGCATCCTTTTAATGAAAGTTTTTCTAGATTAACGGCTGAAGAATTTGTTCGTACAATTTTGGTAGATAAATTTCAGATTCAAAAAATTATTATCGGACATGATCACCGTTTTGGTCGCAATAGAACTGCAAATATTGATGATTTAATTGCTTTTGGAATTGAGTATGGATTTGAAGTAGAGCAAATTTCTGCCGAAGAAATCCAAGATGTCTCTGTTAGTTCAACCAAAATTAGAAAAGCTTTAAATGAAGGAAATATGGCTTTGGCCAACGAATATTTAGGTTACAGCTATTTCTTGAACGGAACTATCGTAAAGGGAAAACAATTGGGACGAACAATTGGATTTCCTACAGCAAACATTCATATTGAAGAAGATTATAAACTGATTCCAAAAATTGGTGTTTATGTAGTAAAAGCTGTGGTGAACAAAGAAACTGTTTATGGAATGATGAACATCGGCTTTAATCCGACTGTTAATGGAGATAAACAAACCATCGAAGTTCATTTATTTAATTTTGACAAAGACATTTACGATCAAAATATTGAAGTCTCTTTATTGCATTATATTCGCGAAGAACAAAAATTTAGTTCATTAGATGCGTTAAAAGCACAACTTAATCAGGACAAAATCGATTCTTTGGCTTTTATAAACACTTCTCTAAAGAATCTGACCGTATAG
- a CDS encoding T9SS sorting signal type C domain-containing protein — protein MPGGNTATYSNDDYAIYNLSGDTTVGNLSGTGATSPGNQEPLHGYIAAGQGFFAKARTGQSAVFTNSMRVPNSNSQFYKSAKTEVVEKHRVWLNFTNTQGAFKQLLIGYITGATNSFDFNYDAATLNANPYVDFYSINEGKKLAIQGRALPFAVTDTIPLGYKSTIEEGDFTIAIDRADGDLANQDIYLQDKVTNTIYNLRSGGYTFTSAPGTFLDRFVLRYTNSNGGKPLGNEDFENQDQQIFVSVKDKNIKLESFSEQENLQEAAVYDTGGTLLYRKKQIGNKEWVITNFQSGPQVLLVKITLDSGKIVTKKIVFK, from the coding sequence GTGCCAGGAGGCAATACTGCTACTTATTCAAACGATGATTACGCAATTTATAATTTATCTGGAGATACTACAGTTGGCAATTTAAGTGGTACCGGTGCGACATCTCCAGGAAATCAAGAACCATTACATGGTTATATTGCTGCAGGACAGGGATTTTTTGCAAAAGCAAGAACAGGACAAAGTGCTGTTTTTACAAATTCGATGCGAGTACCTAATTCTAATAGCCAGTTTTACAAATCTGCGAAAACCGAGGTTGTTGAAAAACATCGTGTATGGCTGAATTTTACAAATACGCAAGGAGCTTTTAAACAATTGCTAATTGGATACATAACAGGAGCAACAAACTCGTTTGATTTTAATTATGATGCAGCCACACTGAATGCAAATCCGTATGTTGATTTTTATAGTATCAATGAAGGAAAAAAACTTGCTATTCAAGGGCGTGCGTTACCTTTTGCTGTTACAGATACAATTCCGTTAGGATATAAGTCAACCATTGAAGAAGGTGATTTTACAATTGCAATAGATCGTGCCGATGGAGATTTGGCAAATCAGGATATTTATCTTCAAGATAAAGTGACAAACACTATTTACAATCTTAGGTCTGGCGGTTATACGTTTACATCAGCGCCAGGAACTTTTCTAGATCGATTTGTATTGCGTTATACAAATTCAAATGGAGGAAAACCATTAGGAAATGAAGATTTCGAAAATCAAGATCAGCAAATTTTTGTTTCGGTGAAAGATAAAAACATCAAACTCGAGTCTTTCTCGGAGCAAGAGAATCTTCAAGAAGCTGCTGTTTATGATACGGGCGGGACATTGTTATATCGTAAAAAACAAATCGGAAATAAAGAATGGGTTATAACAAACTTTCAGTCTGGTCCACAAGTTTTATTGGTTAAAATAACTTTAGATAGTGGTAAAATAGTGACGAAGAAAATAGTATTTAAATAA